In the Pontibacillus sp. HMF3514 genome, TTCTTTAACGGTGCGGAAACCGAGTTCAGCCATGATCTCTCTCATCTCTTCTGCAACGAAATACATGTAATTTACAATGTGTTCCGCTTGACCGGAGAATTTTTTACGTAGTTCAGGGCTTTGTGTAGCAACACCAACTGGACATGTATCCTTGTGACAAACACGCATCATTACACAACCGAGAACGACAAGTGGCGCAGTTGCAAATCCATACTCTTCAGCACCTAGTAAGGATGCCATAACGACATCTTTACCGGTCATCAACTTTCCATCCGTCTCTAATGTCACACGATCACGAAGACCATTTAACATAAGGGTTTGATGGGTTTCAGATAGTCCAAGCTCCCAAGGCAGACCAGCGTGCTTGATACTTGTTTTCGGTGATGCACCTGTACCGCCATCATATCCACTCACTGCAATAACATCTGCTGCACCTTTAGCAACACCAGCTGCAATGGTTCCAATGCCCGACTTCGCTACAAGCTTCACACTAATGCGAGCGTCACGATTGGAGTTTTTCAAATCATAAATGAGCTGCGCTAAGTCTTCAATTGAGTAGATGTCATGGTGTGGTGGTGGGGAGATAAGCCCAACACCTGTCGTAGAACCTCGTACTTTACCAATCCAAGGATATACTTTTTTACCTGGCAACTGTCCACCTTCACCTGGTTTAGCACCTTGAGCAACCTTGATCTGAAGTTCATCCGAATTCACAAGGTAGTGACTATTAACACCGAAACGTCCAGATGCAATTTGTTTAATGGCACTTCTACGTAAGTCTCCGTTTTCGTCTAATTCGAAGCGACTTGGATCTTCGCCTCCTTCACCACTGTTACTTTTACCACCAATTCGGTTCATAGCAATGGCTAGGGCTTCGTGCGCCTCTTGACTCAAGGAACCGTAAGACATTGCACCTGTTTTAAACCGTTTCACAATTGAATCCGCCGACTCCACCTCTTCTAACGGGATGGATGGTGAGTCTTTTTTAAAGGAAAATAAATTTCTCAGAAAACTCATGCGTTCCTCGTTCGCTGCTTCGGAGTACTCTTTAAATAATTCATAGTCATTTCTGCGACAAGCCCACTGAAGCTTATGAATGGTCGTCGGGTTGAAAGCATGGAACTCGCCATTCTTTCTCCATTGAAAATCACTGCCTGATTCTAATGTTTGGTTAATCGTGTCCTGGTGAGCCTGATCATGACGGTCTTTCGCTTCCTTCGCAATTGCATTGAGACCGATTCCATCAAGCTGCGATACAGTTCCTGTGAAATAACGATCAATGACGCTTTGACCAATTCCAACAGCCTCAAAAATTTGAGCACCTCTATAACTTTGAACTGTTGAAATCCCCATTTTGGACATGACTTTAACAATTCCTGTAGTTACATTTTTGCGATATTTTTGAACAGCTTCTTCTGCTGATAATTCTAATGATCCTTCCTCTGCTACCTGATCAAAGGTTTCATAGGCCAAATAAGGATAAATGGCATCTGCTCCATATCCAATTAACGAAGCATAATGGTGGACTTCTCTTGTCTCACCTGACTCAACTACGATACTCACTTCTGTACGTTTCCGCTCTCGAACAAGGTGTTGATGTAATGCACTTGTAGCTAAAAGAGTCGGAACCGCTACCTTTTCTGCTGTCATATGTCGATCAGACAAAATCAGTATGTTCACTCCATCATCAATTGCCTCCTCTGCTTCACGGCAAATCTCATCTAATTCCGCTTCTAAGTCGTTTGTAAATAGCGCATCGATGATTCGGCTTTTGAACTCTGGATATTGATCTGATTCAATCTGTAGAAATTGACCTTCAGATAGAACCGGTGTATCAATTCGGAGACGGTGGCAATTGTCTTCACCTGGATGTAAAATATCCCCTTCTGCACCGAGATAAGTAACCGTGGATGTCACGAGTTTTTCACGAATAGAGTCAATTGGAGGATTTGTGACCTGCGCAAATAGCTGCTTAAAGTAGTTGAACAGCGATTGAGGACGGTCAGACAGAACAGCAAGAGGAGAGTCATTCCCCATGGCACCAACAGGATCTTTCCCTTCTGTGATCATCGGCACCAAATACTTATGAATATCTTCATCGGTATAACCAAAAGCTCGCTGACGCGTAAATACATCTGAAACGGAGTGGCTTTCTAACGCTGACTCTTCTTCCAATCGGATCAGATTGTCATCTAACCACTCTCGGTATGGATGTGCTTGCGAAACCTCTGACTTAACCTCGTCGTCTGAAATAATACGTCCTTGTTCTAAATCAATCAGCAACATTTTCCCTGGGCTTAGTCTATTTTTATAAGCCACATTTTCTTCCTCTACATCAATAACCCCAGCCTCAGATGAATAGATAATTTTATCGTCGTGGGTTACGTAATAACGGGCTGGTCTTAGGCCGTTTCGATCTAAAATGGCCCCAATTTGCTTTCCATCGGTAAACGTGATCGATGTTGGTCCATCCCACGGTTCCATTAGTGTACTGTGATACTCATAAAAAGCTCTCTTTTCCGGACACATGTTTTCATTCTGGGACCATGGCTCAGGAATTAACATCATCGCTGCATGAGCCGGTGAACGGCCTGCCAGTACAAAAAATTCAAATGCATTATCAAGCACGGATGAGTCGCTTCCGCTCTGATCTAAGATGGGTAAAAGCTTTTTAAAGTCATCACCAAAAGCGTCTGACACCATCTCTCGTTCACGAGCTCTCATCCAATTAATATTTCCTCTTAATGTATTGATTTCTCCGTTATGAATTAGATAACGGTTTGGGTGCGCACGTTCCCAACTTGGGAATGTGTTTGTGCTAAAGCGTGAGTGTACTAAAGAAAATGCAGATACGAAGTCCTCATCTCTTAGGTCTTCATAAAAGCCATCTACCTGCTCCGGTAGAAGCAAGCCTTTATATACAATGGTCTTGCTTGAAAAACTGGCAAAATAAAATTGACGGTCTTCTTGTTCTCCCCAGTATTCCACCTGTTTTCGAATCACATATAATTTCCTTTCAAATGAAAGTTCTTCTTCAAGACCTCCACTTGCCCCAACAAAAACTTGGCGAATAATCGGACAGCTTTTTTGTGCTGCAATTCCGATTTTTCCGACATTTACAGGTACACTTCTCCAACCAAGAACCTTTTGTCCTTCTTGTTCGATCACTTCATTTATGCGTTGTTCTTCTCTTTTTCGTTCCTCGTCGTCTGAAAAGAAGATCATGCCAACACCATATTGGCCATTGGAAGGTAAATTTATATCCGTGCACACTTTTTGAAAAAAGTCATCTGGAATTTGAACCAATAATCCTGCTCCATCTCCTGTAAATGGATCACTTCCTTGACCGCCGCGGTGATCCAATTGGCAAAGCATCTGCAAACCTTGCTGAACAATTTCATGGCTTGCATCACCTTTAATAGAAGCGTACAGACCAATTCCACATGCATCATGTTCCAATTCCGGGTGATAAAGTCCCTGGGAATTCGGTATCTGGTTGTATCTCATGATATACCTCCCATTTCTGAAATATATAATTTCTTTTTTATCCGTTAATCGGTTTAAATTTAATTGTAAGTTTTCAAACTATTTCAAACAATATATAATTTAGATTAGAATGATCTAATTTTTAGATGAATTGAATTGGAGGCCGTCACGGTGGAGTTAAAACAACTACATTATTTTATGGAAGTAGCCAAAAGAGAGCACATTTCAGAAGCAGCAGCTGATCTTCACGTCGCCCAATCTGCCATCAGTCGGCAAATCGCTAACCTTGAGTCAGAGCTTGGAGTCGACCTTTTTGTAAGAGAAGGAAGAAATATTAAGTTAACGCCAATCGGAAGAATCTTCTTTGACCATACCAAGACAGCAATGAAAGCAATAGAGCATGCCACAAAACAAGTGGAAGAATATTTGGATCCAGATCGTGGACAAATCCGTATTGGGTTCCCTACAAGTCTAGCCAATCATTCACTTCCAACGGTTATTTCATCCTTTAAAACACAACACCCAAATGTGGATTTCCATCTACGTCAAGGTTCTTATCAATATTTAATCGATTCTGTAAAAAAACGCGATATTGATTTAGCCTTCCTAGGACCGGTACCAAGAGAAGATCCTGAAATTGATAGTCATATTTTATTTACCGAAAACATTTCGGTACTCATTCCGGATGACCACCCATTAGCTGAGAGGGATCGATTGCTTTTAAGTGATTTAAAGAATGATTCGTTTGTTCTTTTTCCGGAAGGATACATTTTACGTGATATTGCTATGGATGCTTGTAAGCAAGCCGGGTTTACTCCAAACGTTTCATCTGAGGGCGTTGATTTAGATGCCATTAAGGGGCTGGTTTCTGCAGGGATGGGAGTAACGTTATTACCCGATAGTACATTTTACAGTTCTACACCTCGTTTCACGGTCAAGCTCCCTATTCAAGTTCCGGAAGTAAAGCGAACAGTCGGGATTATATCGCCAAAGAACAGGGAATTGGCTCCTTCTGAAAAAGTGTTCTATGAGTTTGTTAAAGACTTTTTCGCTAGGTTACAGA is a window encoding:
- a CDS encoding LysR family transcriptional regulator, whose product is MELKQLHYFMEVAKREHISEAAADLHVAQSAISRQIANLESELGVDLFVREGRNIKLTPIGRIFFDHTKTAMKAIEHATKQVEEYLDPDRGQIRIGFPTSLANHSLPTVISSFKTQHPNVDFHLRQGSYQYLIDSVKKRDIDLAFLGPVPREDPEIDSHILFTENISVLIPDDHPLAERDRLLLSDLKNDSFVLFPEGYILRDIAMDACKQAGFTPNVSSEGVDLDAIKGLVSAGMGVTLLPDSTFYSSTPRFTVKLPIQVPEVKRTVGIISPKNRELAPSEKVFYEFVKDFFARLQSYQ
- the gltB gene encoding glutamate synthase large subunit produces the protein MRYNQIPNSQGLYHPELEHDACGIGLYASIKGDASHEIVQQGLQMLCQLDHRGGQGSDPFTGDGAGLLVQIPDDFFQKVCTDINLPSNGQYGVGMIFFSDDEERKREEQRINEVIEQEGQKVLGWRSVPVNVGKIGIAAQKSCPIIRQVFVGASGGLEEELSFERKLYVIRKQVEYWGEQEDRQFYFASFSSKTIVYKGLLLPEQVDGFYEDLRDEDFVSAFSLVHSRFSTNTFPSWERAHPNRYLIHNGEINTLRGNINWMRAREREMVSDAFGDDFKKLLPILDQSGSDSSVLDNAFEFFVLAGRSPAHAAMMLIPEPWSQNENMCPEKRAFYEYHSTLMEPWDGPTSITFTDGKQIGAILDRNGLRPARYYVTHDDKIIYSSEAGVIDVEEENVAYKNRLSPGKMLLIDLEQGRIISDDEVKSEVSQAHPYREWLDDNLIRLEEESALESHSVSDVFTRQRAFGYTDEDIHKYLVPMITEGKDPVGAMGNDSPLAVLSDRPQSLFNYFKQLFAQVTNPPIDSIREKLVTSTVTYLGAEGDILHPGEDNCHRLRIDTPVLSEGQFLQIESDQYPEFKSRIIDALFTNDLEAELDEICREAEEAIDDGVNILILSDRHMTAEKVAVPTLLATSALHQHLVRERKRTEVSIVVESGETREVHHYASLIGYGADAIYPYLAYETFDQVAEEGSLELSAEEAVQKYRKNVTTGIVKVMSKMGISTVQSYRGAQIFEAVGIGQSVIDRYFTGTVSQLDGIGLNAIAKEAKDRHDQAHQDTINQTLESGSDFQWRKNGEFHAFNPTTIHKLQWACRRNDYELFKEYSEAANEERMSFLRNLFSFKKDSPSIPLEEVESADSIVKRFKTGAMSYGSLSQEAHEALAIAMNRIGGKSNSGEGGEDPSRFELDENGDLRRSAIKQIASGRFGVNSHYLVNSDELQIKVAQGAKPGEGGQLPGKKVYPWIGKVRGSTTGVGLISPPPHHDIYSIEDLAQLIYDLKNSNRDARISVKLVAKSGIGTIAAGVAKGAADVIAVSGYDGGTGASPKTSIKHAGLPWELGLSETHQTLMLNGLRDRVTLETDGKLMTGKDVVMASLLGAEEYGFATAPLVVLGCVMMRVCHKDTCPVGVATQSPELRKKFSGQAEHIVNYMYFVAEEMREIMAELGFRTVKEMVGRTDVLSVSERAKNHPKARTLDLSKLIYQPEGERTCIKEQNHRIEESLDIKELLPAVSTSIATGKPMTAEFSIRNIYRTVGTIVGSEISKRYGEEGLPTDTISLRFTGSAGQSFGAFIPRGLSLSLTGDANDYVGKGLSGGKISIAKHQDVPKSNSDVIIGNVAFYGATSGEAYINGQAGERFAVRNSGANVVVEGIGDHGCEYMTGGRVAVLGDVGKNFAAGMSGGIAYVLSEDRETFKHLCNQEMIDFEDMSDLEEITELQQMIHAHYTHTGSLKAAHLLNHWNESVRKFVKVIPHDYKLMLQQIEEKRASGLSEKEASLSAFEEKFSEKKKTPNTPPLVVGK